GCCGCCGGTGGCCGCGACCGTGTAGGTCTGGCCTGCGTGAGCGCTGGTGGGAGCCGACGAGGTGAAGGTGATGGCCTGCGGGGCGTCGCGCACGACCTCGCCCGAGCACGCCTCGCCGATGCGGAAGGTGGCGGCGCGCGCGTGGCTGAAGATCTGGCGGACGGCGGCGAGATCATCGGTGACGGCGAGGTAGTTCTCGCCCTCGAACTGGTAGGTCGTCAGCTGGGCGGTGGTGGAGTCCGGCCACACGAAGGTCGCGGACAGCTCCATCGAATCCGGGTCGACCGACCAGATGGCGCTCTGCTGGCCCTCGACCGAAGGCGACCCGGCGGGAACGGGCGTCGTGGAAGTCAGGAAGGTGTACCCGGCGCCGGACTGGCTGATGGGGAGGGCGGCGTAGTTCTCGTTGACGCCGACCACGTGGCCCGGGCGACTCTCGAGCGTGAGGTCTTGCTGCGTACCCGCGGAGATGGACACGCGGTATGCCTGATCGGCGTCCGTGGTCACGCCCGAGATGAAGCTGTCGCCGGTCGCGCAGCCGATGATGGTGTCGCCGACGATGACCTGGACGTGTCCGGTGAACGTTTCGGGGGCCGCATGGGCGCTGGTGGGCATGAGGGCCACCGCGGCAGCGAGGCCGAGGGCCGCACTGGTCGCGACGGAGGTGACGCGTCGATACATGGAGTTCGCTCTCGGGATGGGGACGCGGAGCGCTCACCCCGCGTGTGCGACTCTAGGTTTCTCGCCGGCCCCAGAAGGTCGTTTGCGCATCAACCGTCACAAGTGACTACGCATCCGCCCCAGGTCAGAAGAAACCAACAGGCTTGACTGTAAGTGTGAGGTCGAGGATGCTGGGCCGGTGACCGAAAGCCCCACGAGGACGCCCCAGCCGGAGCGCACGCGGCTCATGCGCCAGCGGCTCCTCGAGGCCACGGTCGACTCGCTCGTGGAGGTCGGCTGGGCCGGCACCTCCACCACCGTCGTGAGCCAGCGTGCCGGCGTCAGTCGCGGCGCGCAGCTGCACCACTTCCCGAGCAAGCAGGACCTCGTGGTCGCGGCCGTGGAGTACATCGCCGAGCGTCGTCGCGAGGAGCTGGCGATCGACCCCGACGATCTGCCCGAGAGCGGCCGCACCCGGGTGGTCCTGGGCCTGCTGTCCCACCTCGTCACGTCGCCTGCCTTCCTGGCGGCACTGGAGCTGTGGGTCGCGGCGCGGACCGACGCCGACCTGTTGGAGAAGGTGGCGCCGTTCGAGCGCCGGCTGGGTCGCGAGACGCACGCGCGCGCCGTGGAGCTGCTCGAGGTGGACGAGTCGCGCGGGCGCAACCGTCAGCTCGTCCAGGCCACGCTCGACCTCCTGCGCGGCCTCGGCCTGGCCGCGACCCTCACCGACGACTCCGCACGCCGGGCCTCGATCCTCGACGCCTGGGCCGAAACCCTCGACCGAGAACTGGAACGATGAGCAAACTCGACACTGTCCTGGACGACCTCGCCGCGGAATCGCTGCAGCTGGACGGCTGGGTCGCCGGTCTGACGCCCGACCAGTGGGGCACCGTCACCACGCCTGAGGGCTGGACCGTCGCGCACCAGGTGGCGCACCTGCACTGGACCGACGTCACCTCGACCTACGCGATCAACGACAAGGCCGCGTTCGACGCGCTGATCGTGGCGGCGCTGGAGGACCCCGAGGGCTACATCGACCGGGCCACGGACGAGCTGGCGCAGGAGCCGGCGGAGTCGCTGCTGCCGGCGTGGCGCCAGGGCCGCACCGACCTCGTCGAGGCCCTGCAGTCGGTCCCCGACGGCGACAAGATCCCGTGGTTCGGCCCGCCGATGAGCCCTGTCTCGATGGCCACCGCCCGCCTGATGGAGACGTGGGCCCACGGCCACGACGTCGCCGAGGCCCTCGGCATCGCGGTGCCGCGCACCGACCGCGCCAAGCACGTCTGCCACATCGGCGTGCGCACCTTCGCGTTCACGCACCAGATGCGCGGCGAGGAGCCCCCGGCCGTGGAGCCGCGCGTCGAGCTGACCGCGCCCTCCGGCGAGCTCTGGACGTGGGGTCCCGAGGACGCCGAGGAGCGCGTCACCGGCGACGGCTGGGACTTCGCCCTCCTGGCCACCCGCCGTCGCCACCGCTCCGACGTCGACATCACCGCCACCGGCCCCGCCGTCGACCACTGGCTCGACATCGTCCAGGCCTTCGCCGGCCTTCCCGGCAACGACCCGCTGCCGCTGGCCGAGCGCTGAAGCGAGGGGAAGCCCGCTCGGTCGACGACCTCGGGGTCAGGCAGAGGCCTTCTTGACCTTCTTCACGGCGGTTCGCGCCACGGACTCGAAGTCCTGGGTTCCCGCGCTCCCGCCCAACTCGAACCACGCGAGCATGACGAGGGTCTGGTCGACCCGGGCGATCACCATCGGCATGTCGATGGACTGCCCCTGCGTGGTGGAGCGCAGCGTCATCGCCACCATGTCGTCACCCAGCTTGGGGAAGGACAAGTCGGACACCACGTAGTCGCTCCTCATCCCTCGGGTGTCGTCGAACATCGTGAAGTAGTCACAGCCCTTCAGCGCGCTCCGGAGCGACTTCATCGACTTCACGGCGTCGTCATCGCCCCGTGAGGTCACCGTCTGAGTGAGGAAGGGGCCGAACTCGCTCTTGGCGAAGGTGACGCTGCCTTCGCCGGACGTCGCGGTGTCGTCGGCACTGGACAGGGCGGCCGTGAGCTTGGCGCAACCGGGGTCTTCCGAGGTCGTGCGCGAGTCGAACCCCCCGCCATCGCCGTACTCGGAGTCGAAGCTCCATCCGTTGGGAAGGTCCTTGAGGGTGAGGAGCGCGTCCTGGATCTGAGCTTCCGTCAGGAGCTTGGCCGGGGCCTCCTCGACGACGGCTCCGTACTCGCTCGGGTCGACGGCCGGGCTGGAGGGTCCGCAGCCCGCGAGGACCAGGGCGGACGAGACGGCGAGGGCGGCGAGAACGGACTTCACGGTCGAAGCCTAGGTATCCGCCGGCCGCTTGTTCGCCGATTGCGAGGTCGAACACCTCGAAGGGCCCGGCCATCGGCCGGGCCCTTCGCGGGTTCCGCTACTTCTTCGAGTACTTCACCCACGGGGTGAACGAGCCCTTGTACGGCAGGTGGTCGACGCGCGCCGGCGTGAACGGCACGTAGCCACTGTCGTCGACGTACCCGGACTGGATGGTCCGCACGTTGACGCGCACGTGCTTGGGATGGAGGAGGCAGCCCTTCTTCGGCTTGATGTGGACGACGACCGTGCCGTGCTCGAGGTCGTACCGCTCGCGCACGGTCTTGCCGCACGTGCCGGGGAACGGGTAGGTCTCCCAGCTCTTGCGGTACTTCTTCGATCCCTTGAGAGCGCGGAAGCCGCCGTCGCCGGGGATGCCGACCTCATCGGCGAACTCCGCACCCGCGGACGAGGCCTTCGTGTCGAGCAGCAGGCGGAACTCGCCGACCGGGGTCGTCTCCGCGTCCCAGTCGACCGCCTTCATCCTCACGGTGATCCGCACGCCCTTGGCGTTGTTGACGACCTTGACCTTGTAGAGGTCGAAGGCGCTGGAACCGCCGCCGGCGGGATCGGGAGTGGTCGCCTCGCGTGCCTGGGCGCTCGACGCCGCGCTGAGCAGGCCCACGACCAGGGCGAGGGACAGCAGGAGGCCACGGACGTGCCGGTTCGTCCCGGAGGCGTGGTCGGTGTTCGTGTTCGTTCGGTACCTGGGCATGGGTCTCTCCGTCTGTGTCGAGCCACTGGTGTCTCCAGTGGAGAGCAGGGCAGGGGCGAATCCGTACGCAGACGGTGAGACTCGTTCCGGCGCGCCGATCCGGACTGGTCAGATGCTCGGCGCGTTGGCAGAGTGCCGTCCATGACCACACCCAGCCGGCTCGAAGTCCTCGACCGCTACATGGACGGCTTCCGCCGCAGTGACCACGCGATGGTGCTCGGCTGCCTGACGGACGACGTGGTGTGGCGAGTCCACGGTCTGCGCACCACGAACGGCCAGGCCGAGTTCGACGACGAGATCGAGAACCCGGACTTCGAGGGCAGCCCGGAGTTGACCGTGAACCGCACGATCGAGGCCGGCGAGGTCATCGTGATCACCGGGACCGGAGTCGGACACCACCGCCAGGCCGGCCGGTTCGCCTTCGTCTTCAGCGACGTGTTCACCTTCCGTGCCGGCCTCATCGCCGAGGTCGACTCGTACGTCGTCCCGGTGGGGTGACCATGGTCGAAGCCCTGCCCGCCGGCGACGCGGACCGGCTGCGGGCGGCGCCGTTCACCTACGCGCCGGTCGGCGCGACGCCCGAGCCGCAGGCCGGCTTCCGCAACTTCACGCGGCAGCGCACGCTGACGCGCCGGGACTTCGCCGGAGCCGCCGAGGACCTCATGTCCTGGCGGGTCTACGAGCGGTCAGGGCTTCACGTGAGGGCGTCGGACGCCCGAGCGCAGCCCTGGTCGGTCGTGGAGATGACCTTGGGCGTCGGCACGGTCGGCGTGAAGATCCCCTGCCGCGTGGTCCACGTCATCGAGGAGCCCGACCGAGTGGGCTTCGCGTATGGGTCCCTGCCGGGGCACCCGGAGTCGGGGGAGGAGTCGTTCGTCGTCGAGCGCCGGCCCGATGGATCGCTGAGCTTCACGATCACCGCCTTCTCGCGTCCCGCCACCCGGTTGGCGCGCCTCGGCGGACCACTCACGACGGCGGTCCAAGCCGGGATGACGAGGCGGTACCTCCGCGCACTCGACCGGGGCTGACAGCGGGGCGGCCGACGGTCGGTAGCCTGCTGGCCCATGGACGAACCCCGCAACGAGACCGCCCCCTCCTCGAGGATGCGCACGCTCCTCGCGGACGACATCGGGGCGCCGATCGAGGGGACCATCGTCAGCGCGGCGACCGTGACCGTGGCCGGCGCGCACGCCGAGCACACCTCGGGAGTCTTCCTCGCGTGGGCGGTCGTGCTCGTCGTCTACTGGCTCACCCACGTCTACCTGCACGCCCTGCGCGACCAGCTTCGCCACCAGGCTGACCCGCTGCACCGTCGCCTCGCCCGCCACGTGGGACTCCAGGCCGGTGTCCTCCTCGGAGGGGTTCCGGTGATCCTCGCCTACCTGCTGGCGGTCGCCCTCGGTGCCTCAGGCAGCACCGCGATCTACCTCTGTCTGAGCTGGACGATCCTGCAGCTGGGCGTCGGAGTGCTGCTGGCCTCGCTGAGCGCGGGGCTGAGCGTGCGCCGCGCGACAGGCGAGGCGTTCATGGCCGGCCTGCTGGGGTTGTTCCTGGTGGCCGCGAAGGCCCTGCTGCACTGAGGTCCGGTCAGGAGATCGGGACGAGGGCGGGCACCTTCCAGGTGCCGTCGTGGATCTCGGAGCGGGGCCGGTAGAGGCGCACGAGGAAGTTCCAGCCCTCCGGCGTGGGGATGACGTTCGGCACGTCGGCTCCCAGATCGCCGAAGCGGACGGTGACGGACCCGTCCTCGTTCGGGACGCCGACGATGTTGTTGATGCTGTAGGAGTCGCGGTCGTTCTCGGCGAAGAAACCCTTCGCGTTGTAGACGGAGATCGACCAGAAGCCGTCGACCGGCACGTCGGCCATGGTGAGCTCGTACGGGCCGTCGCCGTCGGGCTGCACGCCCACGTAGGCGGCCTCGGTGGACGGCAGACCACCCCAGCCGGCGGCCGTGCCGATGAGGTGACGGACGGGATCGACCTCGTCGGGCCGGCCGAACGTCCGGTCGAAGCTGGTCAGGCCGGCGGCCAGCTTCAGGAGGGCGTCGCGGGTGGCGTCGAGGCTGGCCTTGTCGAAGTCGTCGGACGCGAAGGGCACCGCGGACCCGGCCTCGATGGAGAGCGTGTCCTGGAGGCGGTCGACCTCGGTGACGTCCTCGGGGTCCTGCGAGTCGACGAGGATCCGGACCGCCAGCACCGCGTAACGGCTCCCGACCTCGTCCTGCGTGAGCCGGTGCGCGCCGGCGTCGTGCAGCACGATCGGGACGAAGTGGCCCTCGTTCACGACCATCGCCGACACGTAGCGCTCGCCACAGTCGGGCAGGGTCAGCACCACGTCCTGCTCAACGTCGACGACCGCGAAGCTGTAGAGGGTGTCGCGGTTCTGCCGGATCACGAGTTGGCTCTCGATGGGGGAGGGCTCCCGCAGGTGAGAGAACTCGTTGACCGCACCGGCTTGCGCCTGGAGGTCGTGGAACATGCGGGCGGTCTCGGCGCCGACGAAGTTGTCGACGTTCACCTGGAGGGCCATGGTGGCTCTCGCGATCAGGCGCGGCGCGTGGAGAGCGCGCCCCAGGCGGCGGTGACGACGATGGCGCCGAGGAAGGAGCCGATCAGGCCGCTCGCGTGCAGCTCCAGCCCGTGACCGGCGATGAGGCTGGCGACGAGGCCGCCGAGCAGCGAGCCGATGAGGCCGGCGGCGATCGCCAGGGTCCAGTTCACCGACTCCATGCGGCGACCGAGCGCCATCTGGGCCAGACCGCCGACGAGGATTCCGAACACGATGATCGCGAGGATGAGCATGGCGCAAGGCTAGTGGCCATCCGCGTGCGGGGGACAGGGGCAGTTTCCGGCGTGATCCCACGGGCGATGGCTCGTGGGTGGACCGGGACGGACCTACGCTGAACGCATGACCCACTCTCCGGTGGAAGCTCCCGGGCCGGTCCTGACGCGATCGGCGCGGGTCGGCGGAGTGGTCTTCGGGGTCCTCGTCCTGGTGGCGGGTGGCGTGGCGGTGTTCCTGACGGACAACGAGCTCGGCTCCACGGCGCTGGTCGCTGCGGGCGTCGCGATCTGCGCGCTGTCGGTGTTCGGCAACCGGCTCGAGGCGATCGAGGCCGCCGGCATCCGCTTCGAGCTGGAGCGCCGCGCCCGGAGCGTGCGCCAGCAGGCGGCCCGGGCCCGCGCGGCCGGTGACGCCGAGCAGGCACAGCAGCTCGAGCGCCGTGCGGAAGGGCTTCTCGCGGCGGCCTCCCTGGTGGGCTCGCGCTACGAACGACTGCGGGAGACCGAGCCCGCCGGGTGGGACCGCACTTCCCGCATGGAGGGCATCCTGCGCGACGCCCGTGCGCTCGACACCGACGCCCTGTCGGCTGCGGACGTGGCTCGGATCTTCGCCGACGGATCGGACGGCGACCGGATCGCCGCGCTCGCGCTCATCGAGGCCGACCCGCGGCTGGCGAGTGCCGACGTCCTGGCGGACGCGATCGGCGACAGTCGCTCGACCTTCGAGCAGTACCACGCGCTGGTCGCGACCGAGCGCGCGCTGGAGCACCTCTCGTCGACGAATCGGGTGCGGCTGGGTGCCGCGGTGGAGACCCTGCTGGCTGGCCCGGTCGGCGAGCGGACCTCCGACCGCCGCACCGTCGCTCGGCGCATCCTCGAGGAACTCCGCCCGGCCGAGGAGCGCTGAGTCCCGGGATGTCGCCGGGGCCGTCCCGATCCGCGAGCCTGCCGTCGCCAGCCGCGCGCCTCGCGCGGTAGCGTCCACCCGCAAGACCCCCGTGAGCCGATGTGGCTGACCGACGAGGAGCAGATGTGAAGATTCGTGGCGCCGTCCTGGAGTCCATCGGGGCCCCGAGCCCGTTCGAGCAGTCCCGGCCCCTGCAGGTGGCCGAGCTGGACCTGGCCGAGCCCGGGCCCACCGAGGTCCTCGTGCGGGTGGAGGCGGCAGGCGTGTGCCACTCCGACCTCTCGGTCGTCGACGGCAAGCGCCCGCGTCCCGTCCCGATGCTGCTCGGGCACGAGGCCGCCGGCCGGATCGAGCAGGTCGGCGCCGAGGTGACCGACCTCGCCGTGGGCCAGCGGGTCATCATGACGTTCCTGCCGCGCTGCGGCGACTGTGCGGGCTGCGCCACCGACGGCATGGCGCCGTGCGTGCCCGGCTCGGTGGCCAACGGGGGCGGCGAGCTGCTCGCCGGTGGCAGCCGGCTCACCCGCGACGGCTCGCCCGTCACGCACCACCTCGGCGTCTCGGCCTTTGCGACCCACGCGGTCGTCGACCACCGCTCGCTCGTCGCCGTCGACGACGACGTGCCGCCGAACGTGGCGGCCGTCCTCGGCTGTGCGGTGCTCACCGGCGGCGGAGCGGTCATCAACGTCGCGAAGCCGACCCCCGGCCAGACCGTCGCCGTGGTCGGCCTCGGCGGTGTCGGGCTGGCGGCCGCGCTGACCGCGCTGTCCTTCGAGGGCGTGCGCGTCGTCGGCATCGACCCGCTCGACCACAAGCGCGCCGCCGCGCTGGAGGCCGGCGTGCACGAAGTGCTCACGCCTGCCGAGGCGGCAGAGTCCGGGTTCAAGGCCGACGCCGTGATCGAGGCCGTCGGCAGTGGCCGCGTCTTCGCCGCCGCGATCGCGCTCACCGCCCCGGGCGGCAAGACGATCACCGTGGGCCTGCCCGCGCCCGACGACACCATCGAGCTGTCGCCGCTGGCTCTCGTCGCCGAGGGGAAGACGCTCGTCGGCAGCTACCTCGGCTCGGCCGTGCCGAAGCGCGACATCCCCGTATTCGTCGACCTGTGGCGTGCCGGGCACCTGCCGCTGGAGCACCTCGTCAGCTCCACGATCGCGCTGGACGACATCAACCGCGCCATGGACGACCTGGCCGACGGGTCCGAGCTGCGCCAGATCATCGACTTCACCAAGGAGTGACCGTGGGCGTCGCCGACTTCATCGAGTCCCTGCTCTCCGGCCACCCGGCCGACCTGTACCTCGACGGGCGCTGGACCCCCGCCTCGGGCGGTGCCACGTTCGCCGTCGAGGACCCCGCCACGGGCAAGGTCATCACCGAGGTCGCCGAGGGCACCGCGGCCGACGGCCAGGCCGCACTCGCCGCGGCCGACGCGGCCCAGGAGTCGTGGGGAGCCACCACGCCGCGCGAGCGGGCCGACCTCCTCCGCGCAGGGTTCGACCTCATCACCGCGAATGCCGACGCCTTCGCCCGGCTGATCACCGCCGAGATGGGCAAGTCGCTCGCCGAGGCGCGCGGCGAGGTGACCTACGGCGCCGAGTTCCTGCGCTGGTTCTCCGAGGAGGCCGTGCGGATCGACGGTCGCTACGGCACGCTGCCGTCGGGCAAGCTGCAGATGATGGTCGACCGTCGTCCGGTCGGGCCGTCCCTGCTGATCACCCCGTGGAACTTCCCCCTGGCGATGGCCACGCGCAAGCTCGGCCCGGCCCTCGCCGCCGGGTGCACGTCGATCGTGAAGCCCGCCGAGCTGACGCCGCTGACCACCCTCGCCGTGGCGAAGGTGTTCGAGGAGGTCGGCGTACCGGCCGGTGTGATCAACGTGCTCACCACCACCGATCCCGCGGCCACCACCGGGCCGCTGCTCTCCGACCCGCGGCTGCGCAAGCTCTCGTTCACCGGCTCCACGCCCGTGGGCAAGGCGCTGCTCGCCCAGGCCGCCGAGGGCGTGCTGCGCTGCTCGATGGAGCTCGGCGGCAGTGCCCCGTTCATCGTGTTCGAGGACGCCGACCTCGATGCCGCCGTCGACGGTGCGATCGCCGCCAAGACCCGCAACATCGGCGAGGCCTGCACCGCGGCCAACCGCTTCCTCGTCCATCGTGACGTGCACGACGAGTTCGTCGAGAAGTTCGCCGCGCGCATGGGTGCGC
This genomic interval from Aeromicrobium choanae contains the following:
- a CDS encoding TetR/AcrR family transcriptional regulator, producing the protein MTESPTRTPQPERTRLMRQRLLEATVDSLVEVGWAGTSTTVVSQRAGVSRGAQLHHFPSKQDLVVAAVEYIAERRREELAIDPDDLPESGRTRVVLGLLSHLVTSPAFLAALELWVAARTDADLLEKVAPFERRLGRETHARAVELLEVDESRGRNRQLVQATLDLLRGLGLAATLTDDSARRASILDAWAETLDRELER
- a CDS encoding TIGR03084 family metal-binding protein; translation: MSKLDTVLDDLAAESLQLDGWVAGLTPDQWGTVTTPEGWTVAHQVAHLHWTDVTSTYAINDKAAFDALIVAALEDPEGYIDRATDELAQEPAESLLPAWRQGRTDLVEALQSVPDGDKIPWFGPPMSPVSMATARLMETWAHGHDVAEALGIAVPRTDRAKHVCHIGVRTFAFTHQMRGEEPPAVEPRVELTAPSGELWTWGPEDAEERVTGDGWDFALLATRRRHRSDVDITATGPAVDHWLDIVQAFAGLPGNDPLPLAER
- a CDS encoding nuclear transport factor 2 family protein — translated: MTTPSRLEVLDRYMDGFRRSDHAMVLGCLTDDVVWRVHGLRTTNGQAEFDDEIENPDFEGSPELTVNRTIEAGEVIVITGTGVGHHRQAGRFAFVFSDVFTFRAGLIAEVDSYVVPVG
- a CDS encoding DUF1990 family protein, coding for MVEALPAGDADRLRAAPFTYAPVGATPEPQAGFRNFTRQRTLTRRDFAGAAEDLMSWRVYERSGLHVRASDARAQPWSVVEMTLGVGTVGVKIPCRVVHVIEEPDRVGFAYGSLPGHPESGEESFVVERRPDGSLSFTITAFSRPATRLARLGGPLTTAVQAGMTRRYLRALDRG
- a CDS encoding DUF1214 domain-containing protein, with protein sequence MALQVNVDNFVGAETARMFHDLQAQAGAVNEFSHLREPSPIESQLVIRQNRDTLYSFAVVDVEQDVVLTLPDCGERYVSAMVVNEGHFVPIVLHDAGAHRLTQDEVGSRYAVLAVRILVDSQDPEDVTEVDRLQDTLSIEAGSAVPFASDDFDKASLDATRDALLKLAAGLTSFDRTFGRPDEVDPVRHLIGTAAGWGGLPSTEAAYVGVQPDGDGPYELTMADVPVDGFWSISVYNAKGFFAENDRDSYSINNIVGVPNEDGSVTVRFGDLGADVPNVIPTPEGWNFLVRLYRPRSEIHDGTWKVPALVPIS
- a CDS encoding alcohol dehydrogenase catalytic domain-containing protein produces the protein MKIRGAVLESIGAPSPFEQSRPLQVAELDLAEPGPTEVLVRVEAAGVCHSDLSVVDGKRPRPVPMLLGHEAAGRIEQVGAEVTDLAVGQRVIMTFLPRCGDCAGCATDGMAPCVPGSVANGGGELLAGGSRLTRDGSPVTHHLGVSAFATHAVVDHRSLVAVDDDVPPNVAAVLGCAVLTGGGAVINVAKPTPGQTVAVVGLGGVGLAAALTALSFEGVRVVGIDPLDHKRAAALEAGVHEVLTPAEAAESGFKADAVIEAVGSGRVFAAAIALTAPGGKTITVGLPAPDDTIELSPLALVAEGKTLVGSYLGSAVPKRDIPVFVDLWRAGHLPLEHLVSSTIALDDINRAMDDLADGSELRQIIDFTKE
- a CDS encoding NAD-dependent succinate-semialdehyde dehydrogenase, whose amino-acid sequence is MGVADFIESLLSGHPADLYLDGRWTPASGGATFAVEDPATGKVITEVAEGTAADGQAALAAADAAQESWGATTPRERADLLRAGFDLITANADAFARLITAEMGKSLAEARGEVTYGAEFLRWFSEEAVRIDGRYGTLPSGKLQMMVDRRPVGPSLLITPWNFPLAMATRKLGPALAAGCTSIVKPAELTPLTTLAVAKVFEEVGVPAGVINVLTTTDPAATTGPLLSDPRLRKLSFTGSTPVGKALLAQAAEGVLRCSMELGGSAPFIVFEDADLDAAVDGAIAAKTRNIGEACTAANRFLVHRDVHDEFVEKFAARMGALQVGAGDEPGTDLGPLIDDRSRVRVHGLVSDAVERGARVVVGGELPDGPGHFYPATVLAGVDAQSRVVTEEIFGPVAPVQSFADEDEAVALANSTEYGLVGYVYSKDLDRVMRIAPRLQFGMLGVNAGVVSDPAAPFGGVKHSGLGREGGREGIDEYLEYQYVGIAR